A portion of the Kazachstania africana CBS 2517 chromosome 2, complete genome genome contains these proteins:
- the RGD3 gene encoding Rgd3p (similar to Saccharomyces cerevisiae YHR182W; ancestral locus Anc_5.56) → MSDIRYSLRNIYWSKDYITGIKAFLTRVASENKLVHDKIEFYTDYLAKCWRPFISHLEALEHDHEVPVALKNLVTGYNGLKIEKTINEQCIEVLQVIYRDNWKMHHELNEELMQLFDAYANDFKLTKEAFIECENRANLPSKTKIKNESGDETVEETNVEPSIVPLFANVTFPFVLDDKLNFKNEKELFDFSVALKEKTLTERSIVPIPKLTNEFFKAENIINAIKKIEPRINSSPFNVNHIGQQLLILGLISEYSLYSSNPKSFDINKYYYWNNGILAEKVDSPDKSKTSNALKSENSIQSSISSWIRKVSGTTLDDNSEAEKLSFEFTEWRKTFVKRFNRLEYSEAQLENIFFHSCNKYENISLETNKIVNETNRVFKRLIENTQGHSASEDTIENEKTLENINYSMGFFCRGNTVPFTKWSNSLTSSQQKFMFGTSEIDSDISNSVRLLLCTIEGYEKEEIYKNWASNVSFIRPNNLKREILTEFINDNIDSNSLALQATVSKYSNTTKFVAKDWVDLMKLWLTELPDSLIPSILFDTIKKNRDLNDFEWVDKIPLGNLQVLLEISCHFKRLGNEGGDIKCLFWENGDIPFYHYFVRNPTSKKDYEDDILKLTPVIHRFLTSSKIEAKLAKKKTEKLTEKVNILVEKAEPMGLADAKEIKRSNSFSIPLLQTSQNGEDEEFLPLPFKTSSAMASPKGKRRSGINLLTNSPLEKQED, encoded by the coding sequence ATGAGCGATATACGATATAGTTTGAGAAACATTTATTGGTCGAAAGATTACATAACTGGTATTAAAGCCTTTTTAACGAGGGTTGCCAGTGAAAACAAGTTAGTCCACGATAAGATAGAATTTTATACTGACTATCTGGCTAAATGCTGGAGACCGTTTATTTCTCATCTGGAAGCATTGGAGCATGATCACGAGGTTCCAGTGGCTTTAAAGAATCTTGTAACAGGATACAATGGACTGAAGATCgaaaaaacaataaatgaACAATGCATAGAGGTTTTACAAGTGATTTACAGAGATAATTGGAAGATGCACcatgaattgaatgaagaatTAATGCAATTATTTGATGCGTATGCTAacgatttcaaattaacTAAAGAAGCATTCATAGAATGTGAAAATCGTGCTAATCTTCCCTCAAAGacaaagataaaaaatgaGTCAGGTGATGAAACTGTTGAGGAGACAAATGTCGAGCCTTCTATTGTCCCTTTATTCGCGAATGTAACGTTTCCTTTTGTTTTGGAcgataaattgaatttcaagaatgagAAAGAATTGTTTGATTTTAGTGTTGcattgaaggaaaaaacTTTGACTGAAAGGAGCATTGTTCCAATTCCGAAGTTGACgaatgaatttttcaaagctgagaatattataaatgccattaagaaaattgaacCAAGGATAAATTCTTCTCCTTTCAATGTTAATCATATTGGACAGCAACTGCTTATTTTAGGTTTAATCTCTGAATATTCTCTTTACAGTAGTAATCCTAAAAGTTTTGATATTAAcaagtattattattggaatAACGGGATATTAGCCGAAAAAGTTGATTCACCTGATAAATCTAAGACGTCCAATGCTTTAAAATCGGAAAATAGCATACAGTCTTCCATATCGTCGTGGATTAGGAAAGTTAGTGGTACTACTTTGGACGACAATTCAGAAGCagaaaaattatctttCGAATTTACTGAATGGCGTAAGACATTTGTTAAAAGATTCAACAGGTTAGAGTACTCTGAGGCTCAATTAgagaatatatttttccattcatgcaataaatatgaaaatatttctctTGAAACGAACAAAATTGTAAATGAAACGAACAGAGTTTTCAAAAGACTCATAGAAAACACCCAAGGACATTCGGCCAGTGAAGATACAATTGAAAACGAAAAGActttagaaaatataaattattcaatggGGTTCTTTTGTAGAGGTAACACTGTACCTTTTACAAAATGGTCCAATTCTCTAACTTCTTCGCAGCAAAAGTTTATGTTTGGAACAAGTGAAATTGACTctgatatttcaaattcagtGAGACTTTTACTCTGCACAATCGAAGGctatgaaaaagaagaaatctaCAAAAATTGGGCTAGTAACGTAAGCTTTATAAGACCAAACAATTTGAagagagaaattttgacGGAATTTATTAATGACAATATAGATTCTAACTCGTTGGCGCTACAGGCGacagtttcaaaatattcaaatacGACGAAATTTGTCGCCAAGGATTGGGTTGATCTAATGAAGTTGTGGCTTACTGAATTACCCGATAGTTTGATCccatcaattttatttgacACCATTAAGAAAAATCGTGATcttaatgattttgaatggGTAGATAAAATCCCATTAGGAAATCTTCAAGTTCTTTTAGAGATATCTTGCCATTTCAAACGACTCGGAAACGAAGGCGGTGACATCAAGTGCTTATTTTGGGAGAATGGGGACATACCcttttatcattattttgtaagAAATCCAACTTCGAAGAAGGATTACgaagatgatattttgaaattaacaCCTGTAATTCACCGTTTTCTTACTAGTTCCAAGATAGAAGCAAAActtgcaaaaaaaaaaactgagAAACTAACTGAAAAAGTGAATATACTTGTGGAAAAAGCTGAGCCAATGGGACTAGCAGAtgcaaaagaaattaaacGTTCAAACAGTTTCAGCATACCTTTGTTACAAACCAGCCAAAATGGTGAGGACGAAGAATTTTTACCTTTGCCATTCAAGACAAGTTCTGCTATGGCTTCACCTAAGGGTAAGAGAAGAAGTGGTATAAATCTACTTACAAATAGCCCTTTAGAGAAACAAGAAGATTGa
- the SVP26 gene encoding Svp26p (similar to Saccharomyces cerevisiae SVP26 (YHR181W); ancestral locus Anc_5.57), protein MFLQVVSYIGTVVGFLFLTLSIASGLYYVSEIVEEHSEPTRRFLSRAIYTIMVILVLLLLFDKFPFKLTLFSIISHVIYYQNLKKFPFISLTSPTFILSCLCVILNHYFWFKYFNHVEIPPQFKYNPNYVPPRRATFSEVASFFALCIWFIPFALFVSLSAGDYVLPTTTEINKKQDVTDLDSEAPKRLRKKTVGLARVVINNIRKQIRLVLRTLGFDIEPEYEPLAI, encoded by the coding sequence ATGTTTTTGCAGGTAGTATCGTACATTGGTACTGTTGTCGGTTTCCTTTTTCTGACTTTATCGATAGCATCCGGTTTGTACTACGTCAGCGAAATAGTGGAAGAACATAGTGAACCGACAAGAAGATTTCTATCAAGAGCTATCTACACAATCATGGTTATTTTGGTACTCTTACTTCTCTTCGACAAGTTCCCATTCAAATTGACACTATTCTCTATAATCTCACATGTTATTTACTAccagaatttgaagaaattccCATTTATCTCGTTAACAAGTCCAACCTTCATTCTAAGTTGTCTTTGTGTTATTCTAAATCACTACTTTTGGTTTAAGTATTTCAACCACGTCGAGATTCCACCtcaattcaaatataatcCAAACTACGTACCACCAAGACGTGCGACTTTCTCCGAAGTGGCATCATTCTTTGCGTTATGTATCTGGTTCATACCCTTTGCTCTCTTTGTCTCCCTATCTGCCGGCGATTACGTTTTACCAACCACCACCGAAATAAATAAGAAGCAAGATGTTACAGATCTAGATAGTGAGGCTCCAAAGAGGTTACGTAAGAAAACCGTTGGTTTGGCTCGTGTAGtcatcaataatattagaAAACAGATACGTCTCGTCCTTAGAACACTTGGATTCGACATCGAACCAGAATATGAGCCTTTGGCTATCTGA
- the HST2 gene encoding histone deacetylase HST2 (similar to Saccharomyces cerevisiae HST2 (YPL015C); ancestral locus Anc_8.74), translating into MRSRTLRNDEAIKVLSDKVKLNPNAKVIFMVGAGISTSCGIPDFRSPDTGLYSNLAKLNLPYAEAIFDIEFFEDNPLPFYTLATELYPGKFKPSKFHYLLKLFQEKKILKRVYTQNIDTLEQEAGIEKDIIIEAHGNFAKNHCIKCRKEFDMDVFKNKLDENERTGRCDFVKCDECDGLIKPNIVFFGENLPTRFFDTWDDDLSLLSNNSSESEYIIIVAGTSLAVYPFASLPEEVPTDIPRALINLETVGDFSLNPRKTDILFEGTTDDAAQLLAEELGWAEELNKLVREHDIVKESTIEEMNTILSEMKKLDIKDASEDEKETEKPDNASNDGGDSNSIRSFNENSSKIKE; encoded by the coding sequence ATGAGATCCAGGACGTTGAGAAACGACGAAGCAATTAAAGTATTATCGGACAAGGTAAAACTAAATCCAAATGCTAAAGTGATCTTTATGGTGGGAGCTGGTATATCAACATCCTGTGGGATACCCGATTTTAGATCACCAGATACAGGGCTATACAGTAATCTAGCAAAACTTAATTTACCCTACGCAGAagcaatttttgatattgagTTCTTTGAGGATAATCCATTACCATTCTATACACTAGCTACTGAATTATATCCAGGTAAATTCAaaccatcaaaatttcactatcttttaaaactattccaagaaaaaaagatactGAAGAGAGTCTACACACAAAATATCGATACTTTGGAACAAGAAGCAGGTATTGAGaaagatattattattgaagcGCACGGGAATTTTGCCAAAAATCACTGTATAAAGTGCCGTAAAGAATTCGACATGGAtgtcttcaaaaataaactggatgaaaatgaaaggACAGGTAGATGTGACTTTGTAAAATGTGATGAATGTGATGGGTTAATTAAACcaaatattgtattttttgGAGAGAATTTACCCACAAGATTCTTCGATACCTGGGATGATGATTTGAGTTtgttatcaaataatagtTCCGAGTCCGAATATATCATCATTGTTGCAGGTACATCACTTGCAGTGTACCCATTTGCAAGTCTACCGGAGGAAGTTCCTACTGATATTCCGAGAGCTCTGATCAACCTTGAAACTGTGGGTGATTTTAGCTTAAACCCCAGAAAAACTGACATTTTATTCGAAGGAACTACCGATGACGCTGCACAATTGTTAGCTGAAGAACTTGGATGGGCGGAAGAACTGAATAAGTTGGTAAGAGAACACGATATCGTCAAGGAATCCaccattgaagaaatgaataCTATTTTAAGCGAAATGAAGAAGCTGGATATAAAGGATGCTTCGgaagatgaaaaggaaactGAAAAACCGGACAATGCAAGTAATGACGGAGGAGATTCCAATTCTATTCgttctttcaatgaaaattctagcaaaataaaagaataa
- the ULP1 gene encoding SUMO protease ULP1 (similar to Saccharomyces cerevisiae ULP1 (YPL020C); ancestral locus Anc_8.72): protein MSISNYKRRTSQNPYSPSFSSFTIYRTAMSKPSLFSPRRTMSAVDTMEHNTGPNKLKRCASSSSSSHNFHDSESSILNSSNIGQTSGVLTSLYDSGRIAISNIMHSQLNDHTTNSKHEIDYKETSFTPSKRTKLEKTRPLQSNNDDGSNVLKFSKDPFGWNKWETTPIGGPNDQDDSKPVQYGTRFMRRKKSKRENINDAKMILRGRSDEVSYLKQIFNGEYTLPKVIEDERQQQLKLLERDRKTGQRHNKFKKTVIDLTERIKNVLLDNKQSLLLKQKKEEDDLIFIKEKKLTPLERKHKEFYNENLKLDQTLLNFEKEFKNYKQLVEERKKIQDLIRKKREEELTKKQALKKLIPELDASKIALVKKALSRNDNNMVMNKDNLEIRVRDLKTLAPKRWLNDTIIEYFMKSIEKKTERTIAFNSFFYTSLSERGYQGVRRWMKRKKVKIGELDKIFVPINLNQSHWALCLINIPDKTISYVDSLSNGPSAMSFAILSDLKNYVVQESGKMMGEDFEFMHLVCPQQPNGFDCGIYVCMNALYLSKDSALTFDHKDAVRMRIYIAHLILSDSTK from the coding sequence ATGTCCATTTCAAACTATAAAAGACGGACTTCACAGAATCCGTATTCACCATCGTTCTCATCGTTCACAATATACAGAACCGCAATGAGCAAACCTTCTCTATTTAGTCCAAGAAGGACTATGAGTGCAGTAGATACAATGGAGCACAATACAGGGCCTAATAAACTTAAAAGGTGCgcttcatcttcatcatcatcacaCAACTTTCATGACTCCGAgtcttcaatattgaattcaaGTAACATTGGACAGACATCTGGTGTTCTGACAAGTCTATATGATTCGGGAAGAATTGCTATATCTAATATCATGCATTCACAGTTAAATGACCATACAACTAATAGTAAGcatgaaattgattataAAGAAACCTCTTTTACACCTTCAAAAAGAACTAAACTCGAGAAAACGAGACCTTTACAATCCAACAATGATGACGGCAGCAATGTGttgaagttttcaaaagatcCTTTTGGTTGGAATAAATGGGAAACAACGCCGATTGGGGGCCCAAATGATCAAGATGATAGTAAGCCAGTCCAGTATGGTACAAGATTTatgagaagaaaaaaatcaaagagagaaaatatcaatgatgCTAAAATGATTTTACGTGGTCGTTCAGATGAAGTTTCATATTTAAAGCAAATTTTTAATGGAGAATATACTCTTCCAAAGGTAATTGAGGATGAACGACAACAACAGTTGAAGCTCCTAGAGAGGGATAGAAAGACTGGCCAGCGccataataaatttaagaAAACTGTGATTGATCTAACCGAGAGAATAAAGAATGTTTTGTTGGATAATAAACAGTCCCTACTTttaaaacagaaaaaagagGAGGATGACTTGatttttattaaagaaaagaagttaACACCGTTAGAAAGAAAGCATAAAGAATTctataatgaaaatttgaaattagatCAAACACTTCTCAATTTCgaaaaagaattcaaaaactaTAAGCAGTTGGtggaagaaagaaagaagatacAGGAtctaataagaaaaaaaagagaggAAGAATTAACTAAAAAACAAGCTTTAAAGAAACTGATCCCCGAATTAGATGCTTCTAAGATTGCTTTAGTTAAAAAGGCATTAAGCAGAAATGATAACAACATGGTAAtgaataaagataatttggaaataaGAGTTAGAGATCTTAAAACTCTAGCACCTAAAAGGTGGCTAAATGATACTATAATCGAATATTTTATGAAGTCCATTGAGAAAAAGACAGAAAGAACAATTGCTTTCAACTCATTTTTTTACACAAGTCTTTCTGAACGTGGTTATCAAGGTGTGAGAAGGTggatgaaaagaaagaaggtGAAAATTGGAGAGTTAGATAAGATCTTTGTTCCAATTAATTTAAATCAATCTCACTGGGCTTTATGTCTAATTAATATTCCTGATAAGACGATTAGTTATGTTGATTCATTGTCTAATGGTCCTAGTGCAATGAGTTTTGCCATTTTAagtgatttgaaaaattacgTCGTACAAGAAAGTGGAAAAATGATGGGGGAAGATTTTGAGTTCATGCATTTAGTTTGTCCGCAACAGCCCAATGGTTTCGATTGTGGTATTTATGTCTGCATGAATGCACTGTATCTAAGTAAAGATTCTGCATTGACATTTGATCATAAGGACGCTGTCAGAATGAGAATTTATATTGCgcatttaattttatcagATAGTACTAAATAG
- the KAFR0B01660 gene encoding Rab GTPase family protein (similar to Saccharomyces cerevisiae SEC4 (YFL005W); ancestral locus Anc_8.70) produces the protein MSGNGKNYDSIMKILLIGDSGVGKSCLLVRFVEDKFSPSFITTIGIDFKIKTVDINGKKVKLQLWDTAGQERFRTITTAYYRGAMGIILVYDVTDERTFTNIKQWFKTVNDHANDDAQLLLVGNKSDMDTRLVTYEQGEALAKELGLPFVESSAKDDQNVNEIFFTLARLIQDKIDSNKLSDAKNTNDGNVNIKSSSSSMSKANCC, from the coding sequence ATGTCTGGTAACGGTAAAAATTATGATTCTATAATGAAGATCTTATTGATCGGTGATTCTGGTGTCGGTAAATCATGTCTGTTAGTTAGATTTGTGGAAGACAAATTTAGTCCCTCTTTCATTACCACGATAGGTAtcgatttcaaaatcaaaacagTTGATATCAACGGTAAGAAAGTTAAGTTACAATTGTGGGATACTGCTGGCCAAGAACGTTTCCGTACTATTACAACAGCCTACTACCGTGGTGCTATGGGTATTATACTTGTATACGATGTTACTGATGAAAGAACCTTCACCAATATCAAGCAATGGTTCAAGACCGTCAATGACCATGCTAACGACGATGCACAATTACTTTTGGTCGGTAATAAATCTGATATGGACACTAGGTTAGTCACCTACGAGCAAGGTGAAGCATTAGCCAAAGAATTAGGTTTGCCATTTGTCGAATCCAGTGCTAAAGATGATCAAAACGTGAATGAGATTTTCTTCACCTTAGCCAGACTAAttcaagataaaattgacagcaataaattatctgaTGCTAAAAACACTAATGATGGTAATGTTAACATCAAATCTAGCAGCAGCAGCATGTCTAAGGCCAACTGCTGTTGA